A genome region from Candidatus Edwardsbacteria bacterium includes the following:
- a CDS encoding geranylgeranylglycerol-phosphate geranylgeranyltransferase — translation MKKIRDILELSRIGNVAITGFSVLIGTGGDVGSANIRLVIMAVISAMIIAAGGNAQNDYYDQKTDAVNRPERPIPSGRISPRWAFIFSLLCYLSGIVLGWLIGRDTGLVASVVAVLLWLYAARGKMMGLGGNLIIALICASAFIYGGLTVNNPVLAAFPAVFAFLMHLSREIIKDVQDLSGDRQSGARTLVIRAGHKRALSVSAFSLLLLVSFSPVPYLMEIYNIRYLLAVVLGVDLVLLPMIYQLLKNPLGVDYAKLSFILKIDMLVGLMAIAVGIS, via the coding sequence ATGAAGAAGATCAGAGACATATTGGAACTTTCCCGGATCGGCAACGTAGCCATCACCGGATTCTCGGTGCTGATAGGCACCGGCGGGGATGTCGGATCGGCCAATATTCGCCTGGTGATCATGGCGGTCATCTCTGCGATGATCATTGCCGCAGGCGGCAATGCCCAGAATGATTATTACGACCAAAAGACAGACGCCGTAAACCGGCCGGAACGGCCGATCCCCTCGGGGCGCATTTCTCCCCGCTGGGCTTTTATTTTCAGCCTCCTTTGTTATCTCTCCGGCATTGTTCTGGGATGGTTGATCGGCAGGGATACCGGTCTGGTGGCCTCCGTTGTGGCGGTATTGCTTTGGCTGTATGCCGCCAGGGGAAAGATGATGGGGTTGGGCGGGAACCTGATCATCGCTTTGATATGCGCTTCGGCTTTTATCTACGGGGGATTGACCGTCAACAATCCGGTGCTGGCGGCATTTCCGGCGGTATTTGCCTTTCTGATGCACCTGTCCCGGGAGATCATCAAGGACGTTCAGGACCTATCCGGCGACAGGCAGTCGGGGGCCAGGACCCTGGTCATCAGGGCCGGCCACAAGAGAGCCCTGTCCGTTTCGGCCTTCAGCCTGCTGCTGCTGGTAAGCTTCAGCCCGGTGCCTTATCTGATGGAGATTTATAATATCAGGTACCTGCTGGCGGTTGTTCTGGGGGTGGACCTGGTGCTTTTGCCGATGATCTATCAGCTGTTAAAAAATCCACTGGGAGTCGATTACGCCAAGCTCAGTTTCATATTAAAAATCGACATGCTGGTGGGACTGATGGCCATTGCCGTGGGGATATCGTAA